The genomic region ACTGAAATTGAACAGGCTGATTTTGTGTGTTTATTGTATAATAGAGAATTACGATTAGCCCCCCTCATACATCCAATCACAATGTAATTGTCTGTTTCATAGATGTATACATTTTCAATGAAATATTCTTCCTCAGTCATTACTTTTGTACGTTTATAAGGATCTTCCCGTGACCATTTCTCAATAATATTCACAGGTGGCTTAAGTAAATTTTTGATGCCAATCATTGGAAAAACACCCTCATTATTTATGGAGTATATAATTTCGGAAAATTTTGGAGAATAATATGTCCTGTTCGGAGAATAATAAAAACTATACGTACTAAAATTTAATAAGCCTAAATCATGTAAAAATTTTTTGTTTTTTAATAAAAATTCTATTTTCCTATCCACTATATCATAAGCAGCCAGGTTCGCAAACATTTTCCCGGACTCCCAAAGTTTAGACCAGTACATTTTATTTTCTACTAAACAGAAATTCGACAGATAATAATCTGTTTTAACATCCCGCAGGTATTCTCCCGTCGAATTAAAGATCAGGAATTTTTTCCCGAAATGATCAAATATGTATATGTCGCCATTATTCTGAATGTCAAAATCTTGGAAGCTAATGTATTCTCCGGGACCTTTCCCTTTCCGTGCAATCTTAAAAATAAATTTTCCTTGCATGTCGAAGACAAATAATGCCATGGCATTGTCAAAGTCTGCAACATAGATTTGATTGTTCCTGATCAGTACCTTACTGGGATGTCCTATAAAACATTCCTTGGATGTTTCCAATGGAATATATTGAATATGATTAACATTTAAGGGTGCCACTTTAGCTGAGTCAATATCGATAATGATTGGAATATCTTCTAAGGAATACTCAGGTAATTCCTGATTGATACATAATTGTATAAACAAGAACGAAAGAATTAAAAAAAACATTATTTTCTTCATTTTCTGTTTGGTATGATCATTTGTATTCTAAACTTACCTCCGATTTTGTTTCAGAAAATTTGAATCATATCATTAATAGACTTAAAGTCAATAGAAAGAAATATATCCCTGTTCATTATTATATTTCCAGATCAAAAATAACAACAACAGGATTATCCCCTTCTTTCCAATTGACCAGCTCTTTCCTCGATTTGAGGATTTGATAGTTTTGTTCATTTTCAGGGTCAAAATCAACTACACTGAAAAAATATTTCCCAGTGCTTCCTTTTGCTTGGGTACTTCCAAGGACAGTGTAATAATCGGATGCTAAAATTGTACAGGTATGCTTGGTGTGTTTATTAAACAATAGAGAACCTTGCTTGGCCCCTCTTACACATCCAATGGATATATAGTCGTCTGTTTCATAGATATATATATTTTCAATGAAGTATTCTCCTTCAATCATTTGTTTTATATGCTTATGGGGATCTTCATCTTTCTGTGACCATTTTTTTATGACGCTTGCAGGTGGTTTAAGTAAGTTCTTAATGCCGATTACAGGAAATACCCCTTCATTATTTATAGAGTATATAATTTCAGAGAATTTTGGAGAGTAATAAATATTGTTCGGAGAATAATAAAAACTATACGTACTAAAATTTAATAATAAATCAGATAAAAATTTTTTATCTTTTAATAAGAATTCTGTTTTTCCATTCACTATATCGTGAACAGCTAGATTAGCAAACATCTTTCCGGATTCCCAAAGCTTGGACCAATACATTTTATTTTCTACTAAACAAAAATACGACAGATAATAGTCTGTTTTTATCTCACGCATGTATTCTCCTATAGAATTATATACAAGGAATTTCTTTCCGAATACATCAAAAATGTATATATCACCATTAACCTGAATATCAAAATCACGGAAACTGATGTATTCACCAGGACCTTTTCCTTGTCGTGCGATTTTAAAAAGG from Bacteroidales bacterium harbors:
- a CDS encoding 6-bladed beta-propeller, with amino-acid sequence MNIKQMIFFLVFSVLLIQSCINQELPEYSLEDIPIIINIDSAKLAPLKATHIQYIPLETSKECFIGYADKVLIRNNQIYVADFDKAMAIFIFDMNGKFLFKIARQGKGPGEYISFRDFDIQVNGDIYIFDVFGKKFLVYNSIGEYMREIKTDYYLSYFCLVENKMYWSKLWESGKMFANLAVHDIVNGKTEFLLKDKKFLSDLLLNFSTYSFYYSPNNIYYSPKFSEIIYSINNEGVFPVIGIKNLLKPPASVIKKWSQKDEDPHKHIKQMIEGEYFIENIYIYETDDYISIGCVRGAKQGSLLFNKHTKHTCTILASDYYTVLGSTQAKGSTGKYFFSVVDFDPENEQNYQILKSRKELVNWKEGDNPVVVIFDLEI
- a CDS encoding 6-bladed beta-propeller; its protein translation is MFIQLCINQELPEYSLEDIPIIIDIDSAKVAPLNVNHIQYIPLETSKECFIGHPSKVLIRNNQIYVADFDNAMALFVFDMQGKFIFKIARKGKGPGEYISFQDFDIQNNGDIYIFDHFGKKFLIFNSTGEYLRDVKTDYYLSNFCLVENKMYWSKLWESGKMFANLAAYDIVDRKIEFLLKNKKFLHDLGLLNFSTYSFYYSPNRTYYSPKFSEIIYSINNEGVFPMIGIKNLLKPPVNIIEKWSREDPYKRTKVMTEEEYFIENVYIYETDNYIVIGCMRGANRNSLLYNKHTKSACSISVVDYYVTLGVTEAKGSTGKYFFSVVDFDPENELNFQILKSRKELVNWKEGDNPVIVLFDLKM